The Miscanthus floridulus cultivar M001 chromosome 6, ASM1932011v1, whole genome shotgun sequence genomic interval cgattctacccaaatcgcctgaaggctcaggggctcctgtcgggttcataaacccggggtcctcgcagaccggcttcccaaacaaaggctcggcccaagctgacaacgcgcaactcatgggccagcccaagtatcGGAACAACGGGCCAAAAGGGAGATCCAAtcactgaccggaaggcctggccgagaaggaacGGTGCCTGCTTTCTGacttcgacccacctctccgatcagagcgctcacttcggtctccagccaccTCCCGatgtctctccgaccggaaggcctagccaaagcactacttctgactccgaccccacatCTTCGACCGAGGTATGCAAAGATCCTGCTCgctgctcttctctgaccggcacaaccagagccgactgggaccaaccgaccggggacgcccgctcggaagggactaggaaacaaacggagaaagcaaggtaaggcacacaagtcaaaccacgatgccagggaccataccctgtccaCCTGCAGGAACAGTGCTCCACAACCGTcctaacacaaatagtgttgtaggcgccgatatttttcctacagtattgtgggctccattaaaactcccatacgataagcCCCCCCACATatctctgggcatcgacagtgttgtgggcgccagctTTTACCATACcgggaacatggtaaaaccccttgcatgcctccaagAATCAACAGTATGGCGGGCGCCTACGTCTGCCGCGCCCAAAGAAGATGAcacaaacctcccacatgcatctgacgtcaacagtgttgtgggcgtctacaGTCGTCCTGTACCCGCCGtcgtaggcagcaagacttagaaacATACGaagtctctccctctcacttataaggccatccccttcatctataaaaggggatgcgctctctcccaatagactcGGTTAACCCAAGTTGATCCAAGTTGATCAAAGTCATTCCATTTtcattagatcaatcaagttcactagttcacaaccacatgACCGtcaggtttggacctcaagcacacgcttgaacacttagctcatagtcgagctcctgtcgctctcggcctttCCGACCAGAGCCAACCGGACCTCCTGTGccctcatctttctccttctcgtttgtaaccccactgcaaacttcgagcacatgggctcaggaataaagtcaccgaccgactcaaactggacgtagggcacgttggctGAACCAGTAtcaaccatgtgtcattgagtgctaggccacctccgatcacaacgtacgacaaaactacaaatatttatttgttggtcgaCATTATCAAACATTCAACTTGTTTGCTTTAGCTTGCTGCATAGTTGCAGCAGTCGCAGGTGCTACTTTTGATGTTGTGAGTGGTTCCTGTACCAATCACAAACGAACAGGCTTGTGAATGGAAACAAGGATGAGCAATGTTATGTATCCATTTAATTTTTATCATTTCTATAAAATTTAGAAGTTTActttattttatgatgaccatGGCATTCATAATATAAGTAAATATTAGCAATAATATGACAATGTCTTATTTATTCTCTATTGAATTAAAATACAACCttgatatattttttattttgttgtAAGGCATAAAACATATTTACTCGTATTATATATCATAACTTTAGTTTTCATACTATTGAGGTGTTGATGTAGTTAGATATTAAGTTCCGTGACTTCTTTTGAAGATCCACCAAAATATATGATTTTATATTTTATTATAGTCGGCAAGGGGTCAGTCGTCATCATGTTAAAAATTGGTCTCTCTATTGATGAGTATGAATTATGCCCTAGACCATGCTCGATTTTCACATGTCAGACCGTGTCTAGAGTTGTactggtatatatatatacgaaCAACTTGGACAAACATTTAATTTGATTAGATTGGAAGACAAACAGCTCAAGATTTTAGTTTATAGTTTGATTAGTTAGGCCATCAACTGATTTATGTTATTATAGTATTTTATTTATAATCAAAATTACATTAATCACTTagtaataaaaatatttatttattacgTATTGGCTGAAGTTTCGAAAGCCCATAATACTATGCTCATTATTTTTTTTATAGAAAAGAAAGAATTAAAAAGTCATGGAAGAGGCACGGGATGTGGACGGGGCAACACTTTCCTTTGCAGGGGACCCGCACGGACTATAAAACACCTTCGAACGATAGGACAGAAAAAGAAGAAACGGAGACGAAAACTAAATAAGAACACGCACAAAAAATACTGTTTACCGGCTGGACGAAAATTTGATTTGATGGCAGAAaggatggagaagatggtcgaCGGACAAACCTGATCTCTTTCGATTTGGAAAGGCGAGAGACGTATAGACgttaaaacaaaaacaaaggcagTATCTGATACTCGGACGAAACCGGACGGacgttaaaaaaacaaaaataaatctGAGCTAAGAAGGAAAAGATGGTCGACGTAGGAATTAGGAAAATCTCCACATATGTGAGTGCTAGAGACCGATTTGGACAGGGTTAAATTAACACCGGTGACCAGAGCCCTAGAGAAAAACGTGAGAAGATGTTGGGATACACGAACGGAAGGGACCAAAAATAATGGTTAATTTCTACTTTTATCTTTTTCTATCAAGATGGACTAGGATTCGTATTCAACTAACTATGGAGCGAAGGGATCTATATATTCAGATTAGGATTCCAGCAATGTAGGTTACCTCAAGAACTTATGCCCATATGTCATAAATAAAACATGAGACGTGTAGACAGTTTAACATTCACGGAGTTAGTTAGAGGAGGCCATAGCAAAAGAATGGGAAGACATTTTGCCtcttagatatagatatagaaaaGGTGAACCCAAGCCTCGTTCGTTAGATGGCCGTTGTGGCAGGAAAGAGCAATCCATGACTAAAAATCCAACGCAATGGAGAGCGCCAATATATGTGGTTTAGAGAATTTGATTCCTAACTACTAGTAAAATACATGAGCTGCACCTGATAGCTATGTAAAATgacttgtttatgaatgctttatgTGTACATAAAAGATAGCTTCTAATAACAAATCGTAAACAAAACAACAACCCACAAAGATGTTTCCAAATTGCAAGTCTCATGTGCATAATAAAATATATGAATCTAAAAAAGCTCAAATGACTCAGgtgcatagtaaaagctatgaTTCTAGAAAGCtcaaatgacttacaatttggaacggagggacaCATGATATATCTTTGATTAAAAAATATGTTCTTTTTACCCTATGTTCTCTAAGAGGGACACTTGTTAGAATGTTAGATGATGAAATTGATAGAATAGTTCTTTTTTATGGAAAAAAATGTAGGTGGTTAGAAATCCTGGTTGATATGGAAATGGAACCCAAAAACATAGGTTTTATACACCATGAACCCAATACAACAACCAAACTATCACTTCGATCCATCGAAACGATTGTTTTATATTAGGGTGTCCCACGCCTCGATTTTGGAGCGAGACTAGTGATGAAAGAATCGCTAGCGAGCGTCTCTCTCATACCTCTCTCAGCTCCACGTCAACGCGATCCTACTCAAGCCAACGATGTGGTGGCGTTCAGGCAAGCCATGGAGACGCTGGGCATCTAGCAGGCTAGGAAGCCGTTTATAGTTCTGTACAGCTCCTTTTTATTTCCTTTTCATTCTTTTGTCTTGGTTGTTCTTCCAAACGCTGAGACAAGTATGTAAATGTTTCTTTCCAACTCTATAATGAAAAGGCAGGGCTGTTCcccgctcaaaaaaaaaaaaacacgcgATCCTACAATGTCGCCGCCTGTTGCGGACGCCCTTATTATAGCTGAATTTCGGTGCCATTCTCCAAGCAAAGTAATGTCAATTTTGTTCATATACTTGCCCGGAATTTTGTGCAGGGTGCTACGATCCCCCGAGATGACAAAAGTATACACAAGACGTCATAAACGTTCCCCTCCCTAAAGAAATACGCTGATTGATAAGGGAAGTGCAAATGTAGTTCATGTGCACAACGGGTATAAATGGTTGTTGTGCATAGGACCATAGAGGTCCAGACATATCTTGATACATGCATGATGCTTATAGATTATCCGGCTGTATGATGGCAACGGCTGCTGGTGAAAGGGAGGGCGGAATCGATTCTGCCGTGTCATCCCCCCTCGCGCGTAGAATTTGCTGTGGTGTTAATATGAGTTCAAGTTTCTTTCATCCTTCATGTGCTTCATATATACGCGTACGTTTCATAGGAAAATGGTGCTGGGAATGGACCATccccatctatctatctatcagtCTCCTGTTGCTGACGTGTGCAAATATGGCCTGACCTTTGTCGTTGGGCCTGTGGAAGCCCAAAAGTTTATCCGGCCCGGTCAAGAGAACAGTCCAGGACGACTTTTTATGCTGGATCACCTATTTGCATTTCAAACACTATCACGGCATGTTTCAAAAGAAAAATGAAGTCAGAGATGTCTCTCCGATAAAAGTGAAGTCAGATGCGAGGGAAGATATATAAAGAAATATACTAGTGGGTGGTGAAATGAAGTCTAATGAACGCGCACTCATTTGTCATTTCTGTACTTTTCTGAATGAACAACCCATTTCGTAAGACCTCCCTCCTTTTCCGAGCCAGGAATCCAACTATAATAAATCACACATCTCTGTACACACAGATTTTGACACGAAATATATATTTAGCTATTCGTGGCCGACAAGAGCCTGTGCGCGAGGAACGCGCCGAGCGCGAAcccggcgacggccgcggcgACCATCTGCCCCTTGCCGCCGAGGGCCTCTGCCCACGTCGTCGCCTCCGCCCGCGCCGCGCACTCCTCCTTGGCCTCGATCAGCCTCGCCATCACCATGTCGGTCCCGGAGACCGGCTGCTTGGGCACGGTGAGGGACAGCACGGTGCCGTCGAAGCGGCCGGCGACCCCCTCGAGGTTGGCCGTCTGCGGCAGCTGGAACGCCTTGTGGAACCGCACGTACCCGGCGGGACGCTCGCCGCGGACCGTCAGCCGGCCGCCGCAGTCCACCTGAACCTTGAAGTCCTCCTTCTTGAACCCTTCATCATCTCATCTCATGAGGCCTGATGGCA includes:
- the LOC136458428 gene encoding 15.7 kDa heat shock protein, peroxisomal-like, encoding MASCKPKGPAKGGAAAAPEACGGVADIDPKLEWHDGANSYIIRLNLPGFKKEDFKVQVDCGGRLTVRGERPAGYVRFHKAFQLPQTANLEGVAGRFDGTVLSLTVPKQPVSGTDMVMARLIEAKEECAARAEATTWAEALGGKGQMVAAAVAGFALGAFLAHRLLSATNS